In Methanofollis aquaemaris, the genomic window GGGACGCCGACGACTTCTTCGATGTCCAGGCCAGGTTCAGGAGTGTCGCCGCCAGGCTCATCACCTCGGGCCGTCCCTTCTCGATCGGCACCCACGACCCCGACCTGGTGGCCTGGCTCCTCGATGCCGGCGGGGCCTCGAAGGAGCAGGTGGAGTTCGCGTTCCTGACCGGGCTGGCCGACCGGACAAAAGAGCAGATGGCCGGGCAGGGGTGGAGAGTCAGGGAGTACATCCCCTTCGGCGAGGCGGCGGGGGCCTATGTGGAGCGGCGGCGGCGCTACCTTGCAAACCTACGGGCACTCGGGAGGATGCCGCTCCCCTGAAGTCTCCCCTTTTCGCGTCTCGCCGGCAATCCAGGCCAGGTAGTCGGCATCGCCGCCGATGACCGGGAGAGCGATGATCTCGGGGACATCATAGGGATGCGCTCCTTTCAGGGCGTCGGTGAGATCGGAGAGGAGATCTCTCCTCGTCTTGATGACCAGGAGTTCTTCACGCTCGCTGGTGACCGTCCCCTCCCACCAGAAGACCGACCCCACGCCAAAGAGACTTACGCACGCGGCCAGTCGTTTCTCGACGACCAGTCCGGCGATCCGTTCGGCGTCCCCCGACGGGGCGGTGCAGAGGACGACGACGATTTCGGCGTCCATTCAGACCCACCCCCGCGTCCGCATGGCGTCGAGGGTGTTGCTCACCGCGATGGAGTAGGCCGCCCGCCGAAGCGAGGTGCCGGAGATGAGGGCCTTCTCGTGGACGCTATGGTAGGTGTCCTTCATCTGTTTGCGCAGTCGCCGGTCGACCTCGGCCTCGTCCCAGTGGTCGAGGGTGGCGTTCTGCACCATCTCGAAGTACGAGAC contains:
- the cutA gene encoding divalent-cation tolerance protein CutA, coding for MDAEIVVVLCTAPSGDAERIAGLVVEKRLAACVSLFGVGSVFWWEGTVTSEREELLVIKTRRDLLSDLTDALKGAHPYDVPEIIALPVIGGDADYLAWIAGETRKGETSGERHPPECP